From Candidatus Methylomirabilis lanthanidiphila:
TCATATGGGCCCTCTCCGATAAACCGGCCCTTGGCGCTGACGATACCGGTCGTGACCGTCTGGTTCAAACCGAATGGATTGCCGATGGCCATGACCGGCTCGCCGACTTCCAGCTTATCCGAGTTGCCAAAAGGGATCACCGGCAGGTTGGAGGCCTCGATTTTAATGATAGCGATATCGGTCTTTGGATCTCTCCCGATCACCTTCGCCTTGAGCTCTCGACCGTCACCCAGCTTCACGGTAATGTCCGTAGCGTTCTCAACGACGTGATTGTTCGTTAGAATATAGCCGTCTTTGTTGATAATGAATCCTGATCCAAGGCTGGTCGCCTTGAACTGCCTCGGTTGGTCGCCGAAAAATCGTTTGAAGAACTCATTAAAGGGGTCGTCTTCACTGAAAGGACTACGGGACGGGATACCCCTTTTGACCACCTGGGTGGTACTGATATTCACCACCGCGGGAGTCAGTTCCTTCGCTAACTTCACCCAGAGCTTCCCATCCGAAATCTGACTCGAACTGAACAGCCCGCTCTCTCCCTTTTCGGTCCACACTTGAGCGGTCGTCGCCCTTGTGAGCGGGACTAAGTTCAAGGAGGCTGTAATCAGCACTCCAAGAATCAGACAGGAAGCTGCAACGAGAATTAAGGTTCTGGTGTTAAACCGGCCGTGGCGCATCGTGTCCCCCTGCAATGGTGTGGCCTTATTCCGTTCACTGTTCCACATACCCCGATATCCACCTTTTATTAGTCACGGTAAACGAGAGAGCGTTTAGCAGAACCTGCCCAAAGTTGCCCACAACGATCCCAGCCTTTATTGCTCTTAGCTTAGCAGACTCATTGCTGAAATTCAACTGACCCCTCTGTGGCACACGCATCACAGGTAGGAAACAATGGAAGACGAACTGTACGTCATGGGACACCGCCGGGTAGTATATTAGAAGTGGATAGGGCGCCTTGCGCAGCGGATACGGGAGGGATGAAAGCAGTGGGTCGGATCCGTCGTCTTCTCCTGCTTCTGGGTCTCGTCCTCTTGGGGGTCCTCCTCGCCAGGATCGACTTGAGCCCGGTCTTCGATCAGGTGAGATCCCTCTCGTGGGGCCTGCTAATCCTTCTCTTTCCGTGCGGACTTACTACGATTCTGGATACCGTCGGATGGCGATACGCCTTTCGGGGAGCCCTTCTGCCGCTCTCTATTCTCCTACCTGTTCGCCTGGCGGGTAAAGCCTTTAACACGACGAGTCTCACCGCCACTCTGGGGGGTGAGCCGGTCAAGATCTATCTTCTCCACCCGCAGGTATCGGTGGAAGAAGGCGCAGCCTCGGTAGTTATCGACAAGACGACGGCGCTCCTGGCCCAGATATGCGTGCTCCTGCTTGGAATCGTGTTCTCCCCTTTGGTCCTACCGGTAGGATCCCCCTTTGTATTTGGAATGGTGGGGCTGGCGATACTAGGGGCACTGGCGATTGCGGGATTTGTCATGGCACAGCGGCATGGGCTTTTTGGTCGATCCCTGAGGATTCTCAACCGCCTGGGCTTCAGGTGGCATGGGGGGCTAGAGACCGCTCAGGGGCTGGATGAGGCCATTGCCACGTTCTATACGATTCATCGCCCGCGCCTCGCCCTCTCGTATCTTTTTCACCTGATGGGGTCTCTTGTCGGGATCGTGGAGGTCTACCTGATTCTCTGGCTGCTCGGGTTTCCGATCTCCCTGACCACAGCTATTGTCATCGAGGCCTTCAGCTCGGCCATCAAGGCGGTCGGCTTTCTCATCCCGGGCGCCATCGGTGTGGAGGAAGGGGGCAATATGGCCATCTTCATGGCGTTGGGATTGACGGCAGGAGGCGGGCTCTCCTTCAGCGTTGTCCGACGGATACGAGAGCTGGTTGTGGTGGTTGTCGGCTTGACAGCCCTGGCGGTTGTTCGAAGGGGCCGCCCCATCCCGCATCCGGGGTAGTATCGGTTTCCGCTGGCAGCGGTCGGCCTGACCTTCTTCTTCGATTGTTTTCCGAAAAATAGACGTTGGGATGCGTCATTACGGGCGTAGCGAAGTAATCTTACTGCTCTTCGCATCCTCAAAAACGCTGAGATTGACGCGCATCCTTCGGGTGCTCGCAATGACAGACAAAAAACGCGTTAGAGGACGGCTTGACGCAGGGTCCGCCGTAGCCTACACTTCACCCCGAACTGATCAATTGTTTCTCGTGAGAGCTAAGAACTCTTAAAGAGGAGGAAGGAACCCATGAAGAGACGGTTACGTTGGATCCAAAGCCTGTTCTTCGCCATCCTACTACTCGCCTTTGCGGGTGATCCTCTGCAAGCTCAGGAGGTCAAGGACGATCCTGAGGCCCGCGCCCTCCTGGAGGAGGCGCGTCGGCAGGTAGTCGTGTGGGACCGCTTCCCGGGTCTTAAGGCAAAACTGGACGTAGATCGGAATGGAAAAAGGTCGGGTGGTGACCTGACGGTTCTGCCCTCCGGAAAGGTGGAGGTTGAGCTGCAAGACCGGGAGGCGGCAGAATGGGCCAAGCGGGTTCTGAAATCACTTGTGAACCACAGACTGAAGGCGGAGACACATAAGCACGAGGAGGCGACGGTTACCTTCGGCCCTCAGGATCAGCATCCGTTGGGACGTCTGGTGAAGAAAAGCGACCGCGCTGCATCGACGTACCGCATCAAGGATCGACAGATCTTTCAGGTCAATCAGAGAAACGAAAAAGGGTGGTTGAGCCTCAACGTCTTAGAGTATATCCCGACGCCTCAAGGCTCCTTACCTAAGCAGGTGGCCGTCTTCCAGCTTGACGAAAAGGGTTCGCTTGCAGAAAGCACCGTCTTTACCGATGAGTATGTCGAGGTGGAGGGTTTCTGGCTCCCCAAGTCCCGCGTGATCATCACCGCCCAAGGGGGAAAGATCGAGGTATCGAGGCTTCAGTTTCACGAGCACCGCCTGCTTTCAAAAGAAGCGGTCAAGCCCCCAGCTTCCTGATCTCCGGCACTATCAGTTGCCCTTCTCGGCAACCAGCATGAGTGCCGCGAGGTTTCGGTCGTACTGACGGAATACCCGCCGCATGGCGTGTATCCGCTGGCGCGCAGCCGGATTCTGCAGCACATTCCAGGCGATCCGCGCCATCCCCGCCAACCCTTCATTTCGAATCATCTCGGATGGTTCGAGCAGGTGCATCGGAGCGGTTGCCTGCGCCTTGATGGTCAACCCTTCGCGTTGCAGCAGCGCCTTCCACTCCGCAACAGTCATCGGACGCACGCCTACATGAATCGACTGCGAGAGTGCGCGATTGATCGCGTCTCTGGTCGCATGATCGATATCATCCGGCACTAAAGCCAATTCATGGAGGCCATAACGCCCGCCTGGTACCAGCAGACGCTTGGCCTCTTGAATGATCTTCGCCTTGTTCTCGGGTGTTTTCATGCTCAACATCGCTTCGCAGTATACCACCGTGGCGCTATTGTCCGGTAAACCTGAGTGTTCTGCCTGCCCGACAACACAGCGCTGATTGTCGCCGGATAGGTAGCCCTGTACCCGTTTCGCCGCGGCATCGTCAGCGTCTACCGCCGTGTAGCTGGACGGGGATTTCGCCAGCACCAATTGCGCGGTTACACCCAGACCGGGCGCAAATTCGACGACCCTATCCATCGACACGATGTTGAGCGCGTCCAGCATCTGACGGGTCAATTCAAGGCCGCCGGGACGCAACACTCGCTTACCCATCTGCGCCAGCAGCCAGTGGCCCGGCATCTTATCAACGTGCAGTCCGTGTCCCGGCAAGATCTCCTCGTGTTCACTCATGAGCTTTTCCGTTTTCCCTTGCCAATGGATTGTCCATATATGCTTTTCTGCGTCGTAGTAGCCAGCAGCTTGAGGCTACCATACCATAGTTGTGGTCTCAGGTCACAAATAGCCGATCGCTGTGATGAGGACATTCGGCGTCCGAATGGCCACGGTCGGCATGTGCTCGATTGGCCCCATACTACTGCACTCCCATGCGAAGCGCAATAAGACACCCGGGGTGTCAGCCGCGGTATGCGCGCGTTGAGGGCGTAGCCGGTGTGCTGGTACTTCGGGCCAACCACGTGGGTTACCTCAGCTACCAAGGTGTCGGCCACCACTTGTGGGGTGGGGGTCAAGACGAAAGAGCGCCTGGATGTGCGCGATCGTGGTGCCGACATCCCCCTGACTGGTGTGTAGATTTTGCCGACGAGTGACGTTTATTGTCGCCTCGGGCTACCCAGGAATGTCTGCGTCAGCGATACTCACCACAATGAATCCCTCCAGAACCGTCAGCACGATACAGATGCGGTAGTGCTGGGCCTTGAATTCCGGGTAGATATGTCGTAGTGTGCTGAGGAGGTGAGAGAAGCTGTTGATCTGGCATACTTATTGCTTGCTCATTCACCAATGCCTTGCACGGAGATCCCGACTTTTGATCGGCACACAGCTTCACGGGAGGAGTGTTAAATGATATTCTCAAGTTGCCGTGCGCGCCAGGATCGAGCGCCGGATGGTAAGATCCGATTGCGGTCGAAGGGAACACGAGCTCAGGTTGCATGGTACAGACGTTACCTATTAGCACGCTTGTGTATGGTTATGATGCTTGTCGGGATCGGTGGGGCCGACTGGATGCAACCGCCCGACGCCGCGTCAACTACACTGTCTCCTGGAAACTTTACCTTCAATATAACTTTTGGCGGGCAGAGTCGCTCGTTCAACCTTCACGTGCCAGGCAGCTATACGGGACTGGTCCCCGTTCCGCTTGTACTGGATCTCCACGGCCTAGGTTCGACCGCCACCCAACAGGCCTTTATTTCGGGCTTTCGGGAGAAATCGGATAGGGTTGGTTTTCTTGTGGCATATCCGCAGGGAGTCAGCAACTCGTGGAACGCATACGGCTGTTGTGGAACAGCGTACTCGTCACGCATTGATGACGTTGGATTCCTGAAAGCCGTCGTCAATCAGATTGCTTCAATGGGCAATATCGACCATAGCCGGGTCTATATCACGGGCCTTTCCAACGGCGGCTTCATGAGCCACCGGATGGCTTGCGAGGCAGCCGATATGTTTGCAGCCGCAGCGCCTGTCTCGGCGCCACTTAACCTCAGGGATCCGACTACCTGCCGTCCGGCGCGGCCGATCACGGTCGTCCAGTTTCACGGACTCAACGACACGACCATCCCCTACAACGGCAGCTTCGGCATTCCATCAGCGCAGGACAGCCTGAGCGCGTGGCACGATATCAACGGCTGTACGGGTTCGGCGACGGTG
This genomic window contains:
- a CDS encoding membrane protein, producing the protein MGRIRRLLLLLGLVLLGVLLARIDLSPVFDQVRSLSWGLLILLFPCGLTTILDTVGWRYAFRGALLPLSILLPVRLAGKAFNTTSLTATLGGEPVKIYLLHPQVSVEEGAASVVIDKTTALLAQICVLLLGIVFSPLVLPVGSPFVFGMVGLAILGALAIAGFVMAQRHGLFGRSLRILNRLGFRWHGGLETAQGLDEAIATFYTIHRPRLALSYLFHLMGSLVGIVEVYLILWLLGFPISLTTAIVIEAFSSAIKAVGFLIPGAIGVEEGGNMAIFMALGLTAGGGLSFSVVRRIRELVVVVVGLTALAVVRRGRPIPHPG
- a CDS encoding Esterase PHB depolymerase, with protein sequence MIFSSCRARQDRAPDGKIRLRSKGTRAQVAWYRRYLLARLCMVMMLVGIGGADWMQPPDAASTTLSPGNFTFNITFGGQSRSFNLHVPGSYTGLVPVPLVLDLHGLGSTATQQAFISGFREKSDRVGFLVAYPQGVSNSWNAYGCCGTAYSSRIDDVGFLKAVVNQIASMGNIDHSRVYITGLSNGGFMSHRMACEAADMFAAAAPVSAPLNLRDPTTCRPARPITVVQFHGLNDTTIPYNGSFGIPSAQDSLSAWHDINGCTGSATVLNLGGSSRCETFKTCNDGAEAGLCSLDGTHILYASQSALNIADYAWDNVFSRHTLSLADQDDDGVADIDDNCVAIPNPDQADSDGDGIGDVCDGGGGVPSCTAGNTGFLSPSAQAADTGGDNNGFEGVPTNAFADGGGVATNNNGAGDRHRYYNYNLTIPTSCIVKGIEVRLDWRLDSTSGTNSMRAQLSWNGGATWTTLKTDTRETTSEHTGALGSATDTWGRSWTAADLNNANFRLRLTSNSTSSSRDFFLDWAAVRVTFGP
- a CDS encoding methyltransferase, with translation MSEHEEILPGHGLHVDKMPGHWLLAQMGKRVLRPGGLELTRQMLDALNIVSMDRVVEFAPGLGVTAQLVLAKSPSSYTAVDADDAAAKRVQGYLSGDNQRCVVGQAEHSGLPDNSATVVYCEAMLSMKTPENKAKIIQEAKRLLVPGGRYGLHELALVPDDIDHATRDAINRALSQSIHVGVRPMTVAEWKALLQREGLTIKAQATAPMHLLEPSEMIRNEGLAGMARIAWNVLQNPAARQRIHAMRRVFRQYDRNLAALMLVAEKGN